DNA from Chaetodon trifascialis isolate fChaTrf1 chromosome 14, fChaTrf1.hap1, whole genome shotgun sequence:
CCTCTATTGCGGTAGAAGACTCGGCACATCCGGATGTTGCTGTTTCGGGACAAAAACACTAAAGATGCAACCGGACGGACGGATATTAATCCATCGACCTGACGCAGGCGCTCGTCTCCACGCGGCGTCCTCCGCCGCGGGTCGTGTCGCGCTCAGCTGCTCCGCTCTGCTCATGCCTTCTCCACAGGTGCTGCTTCTCTGCTCATACAATCTGAACTTTGACCCCCCTTGACTTCAAGGACCTCCTCATCAACGCCTTTCCAGTTTACATACGTGTCACCTTTTGTTGTCCACCTCCGCCCCGTCTCCGCCTTCACGCTCTTTAGcggtctttttgtttttgtgtgttaatgtcGGCGCTGCTTGTTCATCGTCCTCTGATTCTTCGCTCGCTCTTTGCCACCGTCGAACCCGCTTTAGGACGAGTTTTTTATTAGATTCACTTCTCatttcacagtttgtgtgttttttatctTAAGCCTGTGAATGGAAACTTCACGCTGTCCAGACCCACAAACCACTGctgcaacattttcacattctgCAAAGCAAATAGTACAGCTGCATATTTCTTCCCTAAAAGATAAGGTTGGCATTATCCTGTATTTTGTACACATAGCGTGGTAGTCCGCCTCTCGATGCTTCGCACTGGCACTCAGGCCCAACCCCCTGATTCCTGCTGcagatgtaaatctttaaaacaGCCTTTTTAAATAAAGCTCAGTGATCTGCTGACAGCTGGCCGCTGTAGTTTGTAGCACACGTTTCTCAAACTGGAGTAAATAGTGAAGTTGctggggactactttcagccGCGGAGGAATACACACTTCTGATGagtattacagcagcaggagcttATATGGGATTGATAGAAATACCCTTGTTGatatgaaggaacatgtcagccggtgcagctcactgatgtgtttttaattatttttgacGACGTTGGAGCGCTGTGGTCCAGAGGAATCAGATGCATCAGTATTTAGCGTCACAGACAGCAGCCGTCAGCCTCGTCCTTCAGTCAGCTTGTTGGCTTTTTGGGTGGCGGTTTGTGTCAGAAGCAGTTGCCTCAGCATCAGTTGTTTAACCTTTATTGGACGAATGTGTTGCCAAGATCCATTTGACTTGTTTTTCGACCGTGTACCtcattttgttggttttttgaaGAGCGTGTTGATCCAcatcagtgtttggtttttctcCCACATCACTCCCAGTTTCTCGTTTTTACAGTGTTGTCAGAAAGGTGACTGGTcaggttttttttcctgtcgAAGGAGCGAGCGGATTGCTTTGACTGTTAGTGTCGCCGACGCTTTTGTGTTTTCAACCACTGTAGTATAGCTGCTGTAAGAGCCAAGCACAGGCGCTACACCGAGTGTAAGCTGGTCCCCgttcacactgactgactgcagatTAGATATCACGTACACAGTAGACATTAGCGTATACTACTATGCATACTAGCCTTTATGAAGATTCTCCTTTCTTATTTATACGAGGTTGATTCTCTGTGTGGAGCCGTCAGATGCCAAAATAAGTTCCGCTTGCACAGGCCAGCGCTTCCCCTCTGCGGTGAATTGTGAGCTGAGAACGAAACGTGAACATTTGCTGTTATGGATTAAAATAATCATTACATGTGGCAAAAGCTTAGATTTTAAAAGAATTGctggacatttttggaaagaaGGTTATTCTCTTTCCTGCCAGAAGTTGGATGAGCTACGTTAACGCTAGCagtcggttagcttagctcagcacaggagtggaaacaggaaagagcttttctgtcttttggtTTGTTGaatctgtttctgcttcaaacaacaaagaaatagTCCAGGACATTAAGCTAACCCCTGTGAAACAGCAACAAGATGTTTTTACACTTGTACTGAGTCAATTAGTGAGATTTACAGGCAGGTTTTGTCACTGTTAGACCAAACCAGGCCTGCTGTTTCCTCACTCTTTCcactttgtgctaagctaagctaaccggctgcacGCCATAGCTTCATATCGCCCACAGCTGGAAAGTGTAacaagtgcatttcccaaaatggttgaaaacaaaaagtgattGAGAAATTGATTGAAGTGAAAAGATGAAGTCGTCTGCACACACGTCCAGCTCACAGCGTGGTCCTGTATGTACTGAGGAAGGACGCTTTCAACACTTTGTACCTCAGTTAACTGCTCAAAATGTGCGTATTTCACAAATGGCGTCCGTTTCGCTTTCAGTTCAGTCAATTCTGGGACTCGTTTCCCAAAGATACAGACGTTAAGAAGCACCCCAGCAAGCTCATAGTTGTTTTAATTGACTGAGCTGAAGGTTAAAGGTGCAGCCATGCTGTATATTcaatgctgcttttatttcacttaTTATTCACAAGCTCTTCGGAGAGAAGTGTCTTATCTGCCATTTTCACTTCAGGTATAGCAACTAAACACAACCGGGTTCATTTTTACgattttgttctctttgtttATGTCGGTCAGTCCTGTTCTGGGTTTTTACCTGTATTCTGTTGTGGATTAATTGAATGTTCTCAGTAGTTCTGGTGTTACCTGTGCACTGTCGCCTCAACTGatcacagctggaggagggcTGGACGAGACGGAAAACATGTTGAATTGCTCGCACTGTTGTTTCCTGTTAAAATGATACTAAAATGGTACTTATtatcactgaaataaaaaggtTAGCTTCTTTTGCACTGCTGACTGTTTGGTGTTTGAGTCCAGTATTTCTCTTCTGCAGGATTTTGGTTTTTATTCCAGTATTAAAACTCCACACATGAAGGAGGatcaaccactagatggcagtcaAGGTCACAGGAAACAAAGTCTACATTTCCTCCAAACCAGAGATTCCCAAACAAAGGGTCCCGACCAAGAGGCGACGATGTGGGAATGTCTTTTGATCGGTCGGTCCAGCGCCTTGGTCCATGCTGAAAAATCTCAACATCTGTTGGCTGGATTGTCATGACATTCGATGCAGatgttcatggtccccagacgatgaatcctactgacctgatttttcttctggtgccaccagcaggttttcACATATCCAGTGAAATGTCTACTAAAGGCATTAGCACAAAATGTGTACCAACATTCGGGGTTTACAGATGATTAATTACTTTGATTTCCTGAGCttccctctagcgccaccatgaggtaCTAGCTTAAAACATTTCAAGTACTTACTGGTTTATGAgcaaagacatggaaaaacgAATGACCAGCTTCAGCTGTGCTTTTAccgtttagtgctaattagcaaatgttagcatgctaacacactaagctAAGATGGCGCATGTGGTAAACATTATCACCTGCTTACCGTTAGCATCTGCCTATGCACGGCCTCTTTATTTTTATGACCCCTTGAGGGGTCTCAACCCCCAGGTTGGAACCACTGCTAGATAACATAGATAACACAATAAGTCATatttatttgtgattttatgGCCCTCTTGGACTTTtgtcaaacaaaaacagacacagtgttAGAAAAAAACCTGTCACATATCAGACCAGCTGACAGTTAAATTCTCAACTCAGTCGTCTTGCAGATAAGAAACAAACACTACAGCATCATCAGCCGTAATGCCCAGTAAAACAAAATCTAGTCAAGTGAGTGTTCATACATGTGGAGATGTCCTTTACCCTTCAAAAAGTTCCACATCTGTGTAATCTTTTAGAAGTGACTCAGTTTGTGTTCTGGTTTTGGAttaaaaatcctgctttttaAGTATCCTGTCAACGTCTGTAAGAGCTTGTGTGACTGTCAtggtttcatgtgttttaaagggtcagttcactcaAATATTTCACTGTTGATTCTTCTTGTATATTTTAAAGCCGCGTTGGTGGATGTACAGATCTCAGGTGTTCTAAAACCTCACCACATAAAGCGGCATGTCTTAATatcactgataaaaaaaatatacttttgtaAAAATGgctgaactgaccctttaataactcctcctcctctcagtaAATACTCATATCCGTTTGAGCTGAACTCCTTCAGCCTCATCCGGCTCATGTTGGaggcttcttcagctcctcgtCTGCTCTCACGCTCTCCGGGATCCGGAGGACCGAGCCCTCCtcgcctgcagcagctgctcctgccGCCCCCGCTGGCTCTCCCGGCGGCGGTTAATGGCCTTGGTGCTGGCGCGAAGCTTGCGGAGCCTCAGAGCACGAAGACGCAGCTGAAGGTCCTGGGGGATCTTGCCTCCTTTGGCCCGGATCTCCTTCAGCCTCTGAATGGGGGTCTTGGTCAGGGTGAAGTCGCAAATGGTGGCACGTGGCTCCATTCCCACGTGGCACTGACGCATGGACGGGAAGTAACCCTCGGCCCAGACCACCACCTGGTACTCACCTGGGTTCAGCAGACGCCAGTAGTCCCCGTCATTAGCTGAGGAAACAAAAATGGATTTTGTTGTCTCTACAGCGGAAATGTAAACACTGTTCTCTCAGTTTCCTTCATCCTAGAAGAAACCAAAGGGGATGTTCTGCATTGACGCCCTGCTCATCAGAAAGGAGAGCTGACAGACCTGATCGGATGTCGTGGTCGTGGTCCTCCACCTTGATGATGGCGTCAGGTATTCCTTTTTTGGTCAGCTTGTCTCTGATCACCCCCTTGATGCCTCTGTGAACCTGCGTTTAAAGGAAATGCTGCACTGTGAGGACCCGGAGAGGCGGACGCACAGAAATGGTTTCATTTTGGGCAGCCGAGGGCTCGTGTGATCCAGCCTGGATGCCGTAGCTGCAGACTGACCTGCTCCATGtacaccagcagagactcctTGTTGTTCTCCCACTCGATGGGAAGCTCGCTGGCGTGAGGGAACTTATCGCAGGACAACTCCACCGTCACCTCGAAGCAGTTGGTGTGCAGGTAACTGAAGTCGTTCATGCCTGCAGGAAACCATAGAATTAGTAAATTTAAGGagtaaaacacatttgattACCTATAAAAGGTTATAAATCTCATCAGCCAGCACAAACATTTATGATTAAGGTTTTAAACAACTTAATTCAACGTACGCTGAAAAAATATTACACTTGAATTCTACTTCTTGAAGAATGCACTAAgtacactttgtgctatttttgtcaCCTTTAAGTATACTGAAGTGTCCTCGAGTGCtccttgagtaccacttgagtaatgtgaaatgtgaaagtaaactttaagtgtactgaagtaTCCAAAACACACTCGTAGtacaattgtattatatcaccaatgTGTTGGAGATATACTTCAAAAGTGAATTAAAGTACATCTTCGTTCAGCGGGCTCATAAAGGATTTGAAAATTAGTATGCTTTAGTattattaaaagtatttgtactTTAGTGCACTTTTTAAGTACAATTTATACCACATTTACAATAAAGTACACATTTTCCAActactttgaaataccactttaagtatTACAGAATTAGTATATTCATCTTCGATAAATTTAAGTAGAATTTCATCTATttagaagtacactttttaaaagtatatgtCAAACAGACTGTTCAAAGTGTACTTGTAATGACTTTTCTGTACTTTAATGATATTTCTATCATGGGGACGCCTGCAAAGACAAACCAGACGTTAAGTTAGAGATTTTAGGGACCTTTGTCTAAATTCAAAGTGCTCTGAGAGGATGTTTGTCCACCGGTAGAAACATTTCTTCAACTCTTATCATGTGTGGAAACATCCTCTCCCATAACAGCACTTCTGGACTAAACCTCCTCAGATGGCCTCCATGTGTCAGCGGGCTCCCTGAGGGGACTCACTGCCGGGGACGGTGTGCCACGCTCCGCCGTTGATGATGTTGTTGTGCGGCTGGAAGTCCTCGTAGTGGCACATGCGGCGGTCGGGGTTGGCCATCACCAGGTTGGTCGACGCGTAGACGGTGGCCAGCCAGCGGAAGAAGGCGTTGTCCGCCGTGGGGGTGTCCTCCTGCGGGGCCCAGTCCCGGGTGCAGTCGAAGGGATACGTGACCACCAGTTCCCCCCCGTGGAGGTTGGCGCTGAGCACGAAGGGGATGTCCTGCATCCAGCTGATGACGGCGCGCGTCTCCGGGGCCACCTGGCAGGGTGAGCAGCCTTTGTTAGCTCACTTTACAGACACAGATTTATGAGGAATAGTCTCATAATTAAACATCAAATTCATTCTTCTGACAGAAATTAAATCTGTATTTGTTTCTTGAAGTTAGAGGTTTTGTTTAATGGTTTATTTATGAGCACAGGTGCaataaatggttaaaaaagaGACTGTGAAGGtggataaagaaaaagaaaaaggcttataaagaaatacattttaatatcaCTGATTAATACTTGCGAAACATCTGCCTTTCGTGACGTATTTGACCTCTAACTCCAGTGTTTGTGGACTTTGTTGTGATAGTTTTGGCTCCCAGGCTTCACTTATGGATCGAACAGAGAAGCgctggcagcagcaggcagttTTTTCCGTGGATTTCAGATTCTGTGGGTGATGCTCTGTTCAACCACTGTACCAGTCTCTGTCCAAGCTCCCTTCTGCCATGTGTTTCCATCTAAAAGCTGGAAATGTCACTTGAGGGTGGAAAAAACCTACCAGTGACATGCCAACCAGCAGAAACTAACATAAAAAATCCTACTTTTAAAGTgagtttgttttatatttggTGATCTTTTTGCTGTGTGTCAGGAAGCTTCAACGTTCGCCTTTAACTGTTACCAAACACTGAGTGACAACGATCGGGCTTCCAGGAAAACCACAGCTCTCTTGGCTCTGAAATTACTTCCTGATTGGTGGCTTGCATGCCACTACTGTGGAaacattattttcctctttttaaactgtcacccacacacacacatgcacacacacacacacacacacacacacacacacacacacacacacacacacacacactgccctcaAGAACTGCTTTTCAGTGTGACCTACATTTATGTATTAATAGCCTACTTTAAGAAGTGTCACGTCATCCTTTCAGAAGTGTCAGAGTTTGTCCTTTTGGTGAGGGAATCGTTCAAATCTCTTCTCTGAAATGTCTAAAGTATATTTATTAATTGCTAATATTTGCTATATCAGAGTCTTACTCTTTTGTCAGACAGCGGAGCCTGTTTTCAAAGGGccttttaatgtttttacacAGGAAAGTTATGATTCTTGTTTCTGACGTCAGCCACAGTGTCATTATCGATTCCACCACCAGATGACGCCAAAGCGACTCTAACTACATTGCTGAATTTGCTCAGCAATttactgtacttcagtacaaattCGAGGGACTTTACTTgcgtatttccatttcatgcaacTTTATACGTCTACTTCACTACATCTCAGCGTTATTAAATATTGTCCTTTTTCCTTTActgcatttgtctgacagctgcagtttttaCTTTTAGCTCTCCAAATTTGGGGATTTTGAAAACATACCtgacacattaatgcagcagtaatattaatccacaaacatcatacagaagagaaaaacactgaaagggAACATTTTACGTCACTATGAATACTTGTACTTTTCATACTTCAAGTAAATTCTGCTTATAAgtaagtaaggttttgaatgcaggacttttacttgcagtggagtattttcatagtGTGGCATCTGaacacttcctccaccactgcaaTGGTTGTTTACCAGAGAGCTTCATGTCCTTACCATGGCGTCCTCTTTCGTGTAGTACTCTGGGATGGGGATGTAGTGGTTGGAGACTTTGGACTTGTCTGCTGCGGTCTCTTGGGCGTCCCACATGATGTTGTTCAGGTCTGGAAAGTTGTGATTCAGGTCGATTCCTTCAAAGCTGTATCGTCCCTCAGCCCAGCCGGCCAGTTCTGAGCCCTGCAGCAGATCAGTCACACAGAAGCAGAGCTAGTATCTACAATGGATGGATTCATATAAACCCAAGCTACATGGCACAAAGGCTGAAATGGTACCAGGGACGTTGCCTTTATATGGTGTGACCCTTAACCATTCAGATACCAGGAGGTCTCCATTGCTTTACTGGATTGAACTGATCCCTCGCCTCCTTTTTCAACAGGATGTTCATAAATTAAGATGTAAAGAACTGCACACTTCACCCACCTTCTCATAAGCTCCCTCATATCCATCAGGGTTCATGGAGGGCAGGAGGTGGATTCGCGTCTCCGTCACCAGCCGAACGACGCGCTGGTTGCCCTTCTTGTATTCTCGACACAAGTACTGCATGAGGTTGAGGACCAGCTCTCGGCCAAGAGCCTCGTTGCCGTGCATGCCCGCCACATAGCGAAACTCGGGCTCACCTGCCAAGAGGAACATTTAGAGAGCCGCTTCACTTGCCAAGCAATAAATGTGGAGGGATTTGTCTGAATCGACGTCCACTTAAAGTTGCAGGACAGGCTAAATGTGAAGTAGGTTAAAGTTAAAGCCCAGAGGCACATCAGGAACATATTCAATCATTCTGATACAACTTCCAACCCTTTCGTGTTAAGCAACAGTGTGAAGCTGACTCACTTGGCCAGTAATCATAAACAGGTTGGCCAGACTTGATGGCAGACATTCCTCAAGCTCAAAGTCCAAAGACCCAAAATATGCACTTGATGTATCAGTACATCTTGTAACTCAAAAAATACGAAAACGCACAACGCCAACAACGATTTGGCCCCAGAGATCACTTCACCATGAAACCACTGAAATGTAAATCAGCTGTTGACACTGTAAATAACCTACATTCCCGTTATGTGAAGCGAGTGAGGCGGTTTCGAAATCTGTTCATGCCATTTGTCTGGAAAGAAGGACGGAAAGCTGCACTTCATTTAATAAAAGTTCTGGCGGATGCAGAGTGGCCGCAGCACCCTGCGTCCGAACATCACAGAGAAGTCTGATTTCAACCCGCTATCGGTTTGTTTACAGAAGAGAGGCCGTCTCTACAAGACACCCCGGCCTCCCTGcgtggtgctgctgcagagaagagcCTGTATAAACACTGCAGGATGTTGAACTGGGCCCCCGGGCAGCTAAAGTCAGGGTAAcatgagaaacaggaagaagtCTGGTCCAGAAACTCAACTCATCTCACAAAGGAGACGCTCTTACCTAGTTCATGTTTGCTGGGGTTGTCTGAGATCACCATGACGTACAGTTTGAGGCCGTTGTAGCTCTTCCCGATGGTGTAGACGTGGGTGATGTCCGGGCACTCATCGGTCACAGACTTCATGAGCTGCAGGGTTAAGAAGACAAGATGGACTCAAAGTCTTTCAAAGGGTTAAATCTGAACACTGAGTCAACCTGCAAACTGTTACGAGTCTGAGTAAAAACGCTGGCATTAACTTTAGGGGAACCAAAGTTAGTCATCGAGCATGTGTGGCCTCCAACCTTTCTCATCTCTTTGTAGTTGTGGTGTCTGAAGTCCAGAGTGTCCTTTGATCCTGGTTCTCGCTCCGAGGAGTAGCTGTCAGTCGGACCTGCACAGAAAGAGGGCATTGACCTCCTTTtgttgactgacagacaaaAGACCAGCTAGCTTTTTTCCTGAAAGTGAAACCATTCATATGAATCATTACTGCTCTCTCCACCGCAGCATTTCCTCCTACCATCAACACGGCAGCCGAGTATCTCCGCCCTGAGGCAGATGGTGCCGTTGAAGTACCAGGTCTGAGGGTTGATGCGGATGAAACGGGCGACGGTGGGAACAGGGAGGAGTGCGAGCACCGGGGTCTCTGGGTTCTGGTTTCCTTCAAAGATCTGCACAATTCAACATGACATGAGTGACACaaattattggatggattggagTGAAATTTTGTGCAATCGTGGTtcccagaagatgaatcctaCAGCATCCTCTGACCTCCtgtagcgccatcatcaggttaaaattttaatttgtccagtgcttcagtttttggttgaacacctgcaaaactaatgacattcccatcagcctcagtgtactttgtgttcagtgctaataaGCACTAacgctaacaagctaaactaagaGGGTAAACACTGTACCTGCTAACCATTAGCTTGGTAGCATTGCCACTGAATGCATGTTGCACACAGTCTCACAGTGTTGCTAACATTTCTGAAGACATCTGGATCTGGAGTTACACCAAAATACGCAGAATGGGAGAGAATCATGGGACATTCTGGCCAGATGTTTTTCATTCAAGTGTGGTTGCTCATAATAAAAGAAGcatctgaaactgaaacttgTTTCTCGACCTTTGGACGAGCTTTCCACCGAGCCTCACTGAATTCTGTTGAAAAGTCTCAGACACGAGagacaacaaaaagcaaacaggaCTGGAACTTGATC
Protein-coding regions in this window:
- the cpxm1a gene encoding probable carboxypeptidase X1, coding for MEVWLCQIHINRPGTFFSLTLLQQTKRKMEKSLCVLAALIFLRGLSDAALMEDASAESFSGFSNGTTAESVTVEPQHHSTDPPTATTARTRASTTGRDEEVDPKTISRDSGDEHNSKEEETNGSKTEDKKTGLDCPPLGLESLRVDDSQIQASSYQRTGLGPHRGRLNIQSGIEDGDLYDGAWCAAYKDQHQWLEVDAIHLTRFTGVILQGRNSIWSWDWVHTYKVQLSNDSVDWETCMNGTEEAIFEGNQNPETPVLALLPVPTVARFIRINPQTWYFNGTICLRAEILGCRVDGPTDSYSSEREPGSKDTLDFRHHNYKEMRKLMKSVTDECPDITHVYTIGKSYNGLKLYVMVISDNPSKHELGEPEFRYVAGMHGNEALGRELVLNLMQYLCREYKKGNQRVVRLVTETRIHLLPSMNPDGYEGAYEKGSELAGWAEGRYSFEGIDLNHNFPDLNNIMWDAQETAADKSKVSNHYIPIPEYYTKEDAMVAPETRAVISWMQDIPFVLSANLHGGELVVTYPFDCTRDWAPQEDTPTADNAFFRWLATVYASTNLVMANPDRRMCHYEDFQPHNNIINGGAWHTVPGSMNDFSYLHTNCFEVTVELSCDKFPHASELPIEWENNKESLLVYMEQVHRGIKGVIRDKLTKKGIPDAIIKVEDHDHDIRSANDGDYWRLLNPGEYQVVVWAEGYFPSMRQCHVGMEPRATICDFTLTKTPIQRLKEIRAKGGKIPQDLQLRLRALRLRKLRASTKAINRRRESQRGRQEQLLQARRARSSGSRRA